A genome region from Gossypium hirsutum isolate 1008001.06 chromosome A04, Gossypium_hirsutum_v2.1, whole genome shotgun sequence includes the following:
- the LOC107949129 gene encoding protein LNK1 isoform X2 → MSDLYMYELEDNVWDDFGATDNHIVPHTADEYGGRKKPRYEVLGVTSDADSWKKFGILREKEKGLHILTKNRMLEKDPWSRIHDSLFPTSGDNDSLKDGTSMASDDPRMSSHGLETGNIDSVGNDLCADDPILVDKCAPEDNNDYHFPLNHITAADDDLRFFNNNHEDKENSDLLYYGWGEIGNFEDVDRMFRSCDSTFGLGGLSNEDDMCWFSSSQVAEGSQGALKADAKLNGLQECPTSRSASAESESKDGSTPSEQISPQEKHSKQHRASGERKDQHLENGGSFTQYDNIKQFADAKHPFSNSSCQLFFSLDVQRSKLNDGPDSVNYRQTNIPYMHLSYSGSLDQVSICPTVSSAKSENNGQSSSKNESSYASNQVHSIESSHGPLFEASAIITNEKRGKLHRQQDTQIPHNRNVKQAKTDTRMAFCDPVTNQKQVCMSEQDEGHSEVEGVSVGNPAELDSSNVRESSCVVSPFDEVSLEATSFRQLQQVMEKLDIRTKLCIRDSLYRLARSAEQRHNCTKTKSGIGDGNDGSGSSASEETNRCTGFMDMETDTNPIDRSIAHLLFHRP, encoded by the exons ATGTCTGACTTGTACATGTATGAG CTTGAAGATAATGTTTGGGATGATTTTGGTGCTACTGATAATCATATAGTGCCCCATACTGCTGATGAATATGGAGGTAGAAAAAAACCTCGttatgaagtgcttggagttacTAGTGATGCTGATAGTTGGAAGAAATTTGGTATTTTGAGGGAGAAGGAGAAAGGCTTACATATTTTGACCAAGAACAGAATGTTAGAAAAGGATCCGTGGTCTCGCATTCATGATAGCTTGTTTCCCACTTCAGGTGATAATGACTCACTCAAAGATGGAACAAGCATGGCTTCTGATGATCCCAGGATGTCCAGCCATGGTCTTGAAACTGGAAATATAGATTCAGTTGGAAATGACCTATGTGCCGATGATCCTATCTTGGTTGACAAGTGTGCCCCAGAGGACAATAATGATTACCATTTCCCACTAAATCACATAACTGCAGCTGATGATGATCTTAggttttttaataataatcatgAGGACAAAGAAAATAGTGATCTTTTATATTATGGTTGGGGAGAGATTGGGAATTTTGAGGATGTTGACAGGATGTTCAG AAGTTGTGATTCAACATTTGGGTTGGGGGGTCTCAGTAATGAAGATGATATGTGCTGGTTTTCATCTTCACAAGTGGCAGAAGGATCTCAAGGTGCATTGAAGGCTGATGCTAAACTGAATGGCTTACAAGAGTGCCCAACTTCTAGGTCAGCCAGTGCAG AATCTGAAAGTAAGGATGGGTCGACACCCAGTGAGCAG ATCAGTCCACAAGAAAAGCATTCAAAGCAACATAGAGCATCAGGAGAACGAAAAGATCAACATCTGGAAAATGGTGGTTCTTTTACCCAATATGATAACATCAAGCAGTTTGCAGATGCAAAGCACCCCTTTAGCAATTCATCCTGTCAACTCTTCTTCTCCTTGGATGTTCAGCGGAGCAAACTAAACGATGGACCTGATTCTGTGAATTACAGACAGACAAATATTCCTTATATGCATCTCAGCTATAGTGGTTCTTTGGATCAAGTTTCAATCTGTCCAACTGTTTCTAGTGCCAAATCTGAAAATAATGGCCAATCATCTTCAAAAAACGAGTCATCTTATGCATCAAATCAGGTACATTCGATAGAGAGTTCTCATGGTCCTTTGTTTGAGGCTTCTGCTATTATAACAAATGAGAAGAGGGGAAAGCTACATCGCCAACAAGATACACAAATCCCACATAACAGGAATGTCAAACAAGCAAAAACTGATACTCGGATGGCATTCTGTGATCCAGTTACTAATCAAAAGCAGGTCTGTATGTCTGAACAGGATGAAGGTCATAGTGAAGTTGAAGGAGTTAGTGTAGGAAATCCAGCAGAACTAGATTCTTCAAATGTAAGGGAGAGCTCTTGTGTAGTTTCTCCTTTTGATGAAGTCTCGCTGGAAGCAACTAGTTTTCGGCAGCTTCAACAAGTCATGGAAAAG CTGGATATCAGGACAAAACTGTGCATACGGGATAGTCTGTATCGTTTGGCTAGGAGTGCCGAACAAAGGCATAATTGCACAAAAACAAAAAGTGGCATCGGTGATGGTAATGATGGAAGTGGTTCATCAGCGTCCGAAGAAACAAACAG GTGCACCGGGTTTATGGATATGGAAACTGATACAAACCCTATAGATAGATCCATAGCACACCTACTATTTCACAGGCCTTAA
- the LOC107949129 gene encoding protein LNK1 isoform X3, with amino-acid sequence MSDLYMYELEDNVWDDFGATDNHIVPHTADEYGGRKKPRYEVLGVTSDADSWKKFGILREKEKGLHILTKNRMLEKDPWSRIHDSLFPTSGDNDSLKDGTSMASDDPRMSSHGLETGNIDSVGNDLCADDPILVDKCAPEDNNDYHFPLNHITAADDDLRFFNNNHEDKENSDLLYYGWGEIGNFEDVDRMFRSCDSTFGLGGLSNEDDMCWFSSSQVAEGSQGALKADAKLNGLQECPTSRSASAGLATVDSIKKSEFLNEKITSVNMSSDNVGLAHLSSVHVPNKESESKDGSTPSEQISPQEKHSKQHRASGERKDQHLENGGSFTQYDNIKQFADAKHPFSNSSCQLFFSLDVQRSKLNDGPDSVNYRQTNIPYMHLSYSGSLDQVSICPTVSSAKSENNGQSSSKNESSYASNQDEGHSEVEGVSVGNPAELDSSNVRESSCVVSPFDEVSLEATSFRQLQQVMEKLDIRTKLCIRDSLYRLARSAEQRHNCTKTKSGIGDGNDGSGSSASEETNRCTGFMDMETDTNPIDRSIAHLLFHRP; translated from the exons ATGTCTGACTTGTACATGTATGAG CTTGAAGATAATGTTTGGGATGATTTTGGTGCTACTGATAATCATATAGTGCCCCATACTGCTGATGAATATGGAGGTAGAAAAAAACCTCGttatgaagtgcttggagttacTAGTGATGCTGATAGTTGGAAGAAATTTGGTATTTTGAGGGAGAAGGAGAAAGGCTTACATATTTTGACCAAGAACAGAATGTTAGAAAAGGATCCGTGGTCTCGCATTCATGATAGCTTGTTTCCCACTTCAGGTGATAATGACTCACTCAAAGATGGAACAAGCATGGCTTCTGATGATCCCAGGATGTCCAGCCATGGTCTTGAAACTGGAAATATAGATTCAGTTGGAAATGACCTATGTGCCGATGATCCTATCTTGGTTGACAAGTGTGCCCCAGAGGACAATAATGATTACCATTTCCCACTAAATCACATAACTGCAGCTGATGATGATCTTAggttttttaataataatcatgAGGACAAAGAAAATAGTGATCTTTTATATTATGGTTGGGGAGAGATTGGGAATTTTGAGGATGTTGACAGGATGTTCAG AAGTTGTGATTCAACATTTGGGTTGGGGGGTCTCAGTAATGAAGATGATATGTGCTGGTTTTCATCTTCACAAGTGGCAGAAGGATCTCAAGGTGCATTGAAGGCTGATGCTAAACTGAATGGCTTACAAGAGTGCCCAACTTCTAGGTCAGCCAGTGCAGGTCTGGCAACTGTTGACTCCATCAAGAAAAGTGAATTTCTAAATGAAAAAATAACTTCTGTAAATATGAGCAGTGATAATGTTGGTCTTGCTCACTTGTCTTCTGTGCATGTACCCAATAAAGAATCTGAAAGTAAGGATGGGTCGACACCCAGTGAGCAG ATCAGTCCACAAGAAAAGCATTCAAAGCAACATAGAGCATCAGGAGAACGAAAAGATCAACATCTGGAAAATGGTGGTTCTTTTACCCAATATGATAACATCAAGCAGTTTGCAGATGCAAAGCACCCCTTTAGCAATTCATCCTGTCAACTCTTCTTCTCCTTGGATGTTCAGCGGAGCAAACTAAACGATGGACCTGATTCTGTGAATTACAGACAGACAAATATTCCTTATATGCATCTCAGCTATAGTGGTTCTTTGGATCAAGTTTCAATCTGTCCAACTGTTTCTAGTGCCAAATCTGAAAATAATGGCCAATCATCTTCAAAAAACGAGTCATCTTATGCATCAAATCAG GATGAAGGTCATAGTGAAGTTGAAGGAGTTAGTGTAGGAAATCCAGCAGAACTAGATTCTTCAAATGTAAGGGAGAGCTCTTGTGTAGTTTCTCCTTTTGATGAAGTCTCGCTGGAAGCAACTAGTTTTCGGCAGCTTCAACAAGTCATGGAAAAG CTGGATATCAGGACAAAACTGTGCATACGGGATAGTCTGTATCGTTTGGCTAGGAGTGCCGAACAAAGGCATAATTGCACAAAAACAAAAAGTGGCATCGGTGATGGTAATGATGGAAGTGGTTCATCAGCGTCCGAAGAAACAAACAG GTGCACCGGGTTTATGGATATGGAAACTGATACAAACCCTATAGATAGATCCATAGCACACCTACTATTTCACAGGCCTTAA
- the LOC107949129 gene encoding protein LNK1 isoform X1, which yields MSDLYMYELEDNVWDDFGATDNHIVPHTADEYGGRKKPRYEVLGVTSDADSWKKFGILREKEKGLHILTKNRMLEKDPWSRIHDSLFPTSGDNDSLKDGTSMASDDPRMSSHGLETGNIDSVGNDLCADDPILVDKCAPEDNNDYHFPLNHITAADDDLRFFNNNHEDKENSDLLYYGWGEIGNFEDVDRMFRSCDSTFGLGGLSNEDDMCWFSSSQVAEGSQGALKADAKLNGLQECPTSRSASAGLATVDSIKKSEFLNEKITSVNMSSDNVGLAHLSSVHVPNKESESKDGSTPSEQISPQEKHSKQHRASGERKDQHLENGGSFTQYDNIKQFADAKHPFSNSSCQLFFSLDVQRSKLNDGPDSVNYRQTNIPYMHLSYSGSLDQVSICPTVSSAKSENNGQSSSKNESSYASNQVHSIESSHGPLFEASAIITNEKRGKLHRQQDTQIPHNRNVKQAKTDTRMAFCDPVTNQKQVCMSEQDEGHSEVEGVSVGNPAELDSSNVRESSCVVSPFDEVSLEATSFRQLQQVMEKLDIRTKLCIRDSLYRLARSAEQRHNCTKTKSGIGDGNDGSGSSASEETNRCTGFMDMETDTNPIDRSIAHLLFHRP from the exons ATGTCTGACTTGTACATGTATGAG CTTGAAGATAATGTTTGGGATGATTTTGGTGCTACTGATAATCATATAGTGCCCCATACTGCTGATGAATATGGAGGTAGAAAAAAACCTCGttatgaagtgcttggagttacTAGTGATGCTGATAGTTGGAAGAAATTTGGTATTTTGAGGGAGAAGGAGAAAGGCTTACATATTTTGACCAAGAACAGAATGTTAGAAAAGGATCCGTGGTCTCGCATTCATGATAGCTTGTTTCCCACTTCAGGTGATAATGACTCACTCAAAGATGGAACAAGCATGGCTTCTGATGATCCCAGGATGTCCAGCCATGGTCTTGAAACTGGAAATATAGATTCAGTTGGAAATGACCTATGTGCCGATGATCCTATCTTGGTTGACAAGTGTGCCCCAGAGGACAATAATGATTACCATTTCCCACTAAATCACATAACTGCAGCTGATGATGATCTTAggttttttaataataatcatgAGGACAAAGAAAATAGTGATCTTTTATATTATGGTTGGGGAGAGATTGGGAATTTTGAGGATGTTGACAGGATGTTCAG AAGTTGTGATTCAACATTTGGGTTGGGGGGTCTCAGTAATGAAGATGATATGTGCTGGTTTTCATCTTCACAAGTGGCAGAAGGATCTCAAGGTGCATTGAAGGCTGATGCTAAACTGAATGGCTTACAAGAGTGCCCAACTTCTAGGTCAGCCAGTGCAGGTCTGGCAACTGTTGACTCCATCAAGAAAAGTGAATTTCTAAATGAAAAAATAACTTCTGTAAATATGAGCAGTGATAATGTTGGTCTTGCTCACTTGTCTTCTGTGCATGTACCCAATAAAGAATCTGAAAGTAAGGATGGGTCGACACCCAGTGAGCAG ATCAGTCCACAAGAAAAGCATTCAAAGCAACATAGAGCATCAGGAGAACGAAAAGATCAACATCTGGAAAATGGTGGTTCTTTTACCCAATATGATAACATCAAGCAGTTTGCAGATGCAAAGCACCCCTTTAGCAATTCATCCTGTCAACTCTTCTTCTCCTTGGATGTTCAGCGGAGCAAACTAAACGATGGACCTGATTCTGTGAATTACAGACAGACAAATATTCCTTATATGCATCTCAGCTATAGTGGTTCTTTGGATCAAGTTTCAATCTGTCCAACTGTTTCTAGTGCCAAATCTGAAAATAATGGCCAATCATCTTCAAAAAACGAGTCATCTTATGCATCAAATCAGGTACATTCGATAGAGAGTTCTCATGGTCCTTTGTTTGAGGCTTCTGCTATTATAACAAATGAGAAGAGGGGAAAGCTACATCGCCAACAAGATACACAAATCCCACATAACAGGAATGTCAAACAAGCAAAAACTGATACTCGGATGGCATTCTGTGATCCAGTTACTAATCAAAAGCAGGTCTGTATGTCTGAACAGGATGAAGGTCATAGTGAAGTTGAAGGAGTTAGTGTAGGAAATCCAGCAGAACTAGATTCTTCAAATGTAAGGGAGAGCTCTTGTGTAGTTTCTCCTTTTGATGAAGTCTCGCTGGAAGCAACTAGTTTTCGGCAGCTTCAACAAGTCATGGAAAAG CTGGATATCAGGACAAAACTGTGCATACGGGATAGTCTGTATCGTTTGGCTAGGAGTGCCGAACAAAGGCATAATTGCACAAAAACAAAAAGTGGCATCGGTGATGGTAATGATGGAAGTGGTTCATCAGCGTCCGAAGAAACAAACAG GTGCACCGGGTTTATGGATATGGAAACTGATACAAACCCTATAGATAGATCCATAGCACACCTACTATTTCACAGGCCTTAA